The Hemicordylus capensis ecotype Gifberg chromosome 6, rHemCap1.1.pri, whole genome shotgun sequence genome window below encodes:
- the LOC128330108 gene encoding olfactory receptor 14A16-like has product MSKRMDNQSSVSEFLLLEFSAVRELQILHFFLFLVLYLAILAGNLLIISAVAFDKHLHTPMYFFLTNLAMQDLGSVSAIIPKSMANSFISARHISYSGCIVQVFFFVFFVGSDFFLLTVMAYDRYVAICNPLRYEMVMNRKACTQMVASVWITGLLYSVLHTGGTFAVPFCSNIINQFYCEIPHLLQLSCSNSYLAEVGALVFSAIIELGCFIFIILTYVLIFTAVLRMPSVQGRQKAFSTCLPHLIVFSTFIFTGWFAYLRPPSDTPSDLDLALTVIYTLIPPMMNPVIYSMRNKEIKVALAKLFACICSSKSISFTLCM; this is encoded by the coding sequence ATGAGTAAAAGAATGGATAATCAGTCGTCTGTCTCTGAGTTTCTGCTCCTTGAATTTTCAGCAGTCCGTGAATTGCAAATTCTACACTTCTTTCTCTTCCTGGTATTGTACTTGGCAATTTTAGCTGGGAATCTTCTCATCATCTCTGCTGTAGCATTTGACAAGCACCTACACACTCCCATGTATTTCTTTCTGACAAACTTGGCCATGCAGGATCTTGGCTCAGTTTCAGCCATTATCCCCAAATCAATGGCCAATTCTTTCATCAGTGCCAGACACATCTCTTATTCGGGATGTATTGTTCAAGTTTTCTTTTTTGTGTTCTTCGTTGGATCTGATTTTTTTCTCCTTACTGTCATGGCATATGATAGGTATGTTGCCATCTGCAATCCATTACGATATGAAATGGTGATGAACAGGAAAGCCTGCACTCAGATGGTGGCTAGTGTATGGATCACAGGACTTCTCTACAGTGTCTTACATACTGGGGGCACCTTTGCAGTCCCTTTTTGTTCCAATATTATCAATCAGTTCTACTGTGAAATCCCACACTTACTTCAGCTTTCCTGTTCCAACTCTTATCTAGCTGAAGTTGGTGCTCTTGTGTTTAGTGCTATTATAGAGTTGGGTTGCTTTATCTTCATCATTTTAACATATGTACTGATTTTCACTGCAGTGCTGAGAATGCCCTCAGTCCAGGGAAGGCAAAAGGCCTTCTCCACTTGCCTTCCCCATCTCATTGTATTTTCTACATTCATATTTACCGGGTGGTTTGCCTACCTGAGGCctccctcagacactccatctGATTTGGATTTGGCATTAACTGTGATATATACCTTGATTCCACCCATGATGAATCCAGTGATCTACAGCATGAGAAATAAGGAGATAAAGGTTGCCCTAGCAAAACTATTTGCTTGCATATGCTCTTCTAAGTCCATTTCTTTTACTTTGTGTATGTAA
- the LOC128331096 gene encoding olfactory receptor 14C36-like — protein MSNETSESGFLLLEFSEVRQQQMLYFIAFLMLYMVILSENLLIISAIATDHHLHTPMYFFLMNLAMQDVGSVSVIIPISLFNSLMNTRHISYSGCVAQVFMFIFFLGSDFALLIVMAYDRYIAICNPLHYEMVMNKPACIQMIASVWISGLLYGALHTSSTFAAPFCSNVVNQFFCEIPQLLKLTCSDLYLVELGVLVLSTLLGLGCFIFIIVTYVHIFTAVLRIPTVQGKQKAFSTCLPHLTVFSTYVFTGYFAYLRQPSNTPSYSDLAFTMIYSMVPPLLNPVIYSMRNKEMKNALQRLFYLRGFF, from the coding sequence ATGTCCAATGAAACTTCAGAGTCTGGCTTTCTGCTCTTGGAATTCTCAGAAGTTCGACAACAGCAGATGCTATATTTCATTGCCTTCCTGATGTTGTACATGGTGATTCTGTCAGAGAACCTCCTTATAATCTCTGCAATTGCTACTGACCACCACCTTCATACCCCCATGTATTTCTTTTTGATGAACTTGGCCATGCAAGATGTAGGGTCTGTTTCAGTTATTATCCCCATATCTTTGTTCAATTCCCTGATGAATACCAGGCATATTTCTTATTCTGGATGTGTTGCTCAAGTTTTcatgtttattttctttttaggaTCTGATTTTGCTCTTCTCATAGTCATGGCTTATGATCGCTACATTGCTATTTGCAACCCATTACATTATGAAATGGTGATGAACAAGCCAGCTTGCATCCAAATGATTGCTAGTGTATGGATCTCTGGTCTTCTTTATGGAGCATTGCATACCAGTAGTACCTTTGCAGCTCCTTTCTGCTCTAATGTTGTCAACCAGTTCTTCTGTGAAATCCCACAGTTGCTTAAGCTCACTTGCTCTGATTTATACCTAGTTGAATTGGGGGTTTTGGTACTTAGTACTCTACTTGGGTTGGGGTGTTTTATCTTCATCATTGTAACTTATGTGCACATATTCACTGCAGTTCTGAGAATCCCTACAGTGCAGGGAAAACAAAAGGCCTTCTCAACTTGTCTTCCCCACCTCACCGTCTTCTCCACATATGTATTTACTGGCTACTTTGCCTACCTGAGGCAGCCTTCTAACACGCCTTCATATTCTGATTTGGCATTTACAATGATATATTCAATGGTTCCACCCTTGTTAAATCCAGTGATTTACAGCATGAGAAATAAGGAGATGAAAAATGCTCTGCAAAGGCTTTTCTATTTAAGGGGCTTCTTCTAA